Proteins co-encoded in one Oncorhynchus keta strain PuntledgeMale-10-30-2019 chromosome 36, Oket_V2, whole genome shotgun sequence genomic window:
- the LOC118369406 gene encoding interferon-induced protein with tetratricopeptide repeats 1-like, with the protein MIDISNRDGVQCSWEGHLYNFLAYLHYALGFTEDALHCLKKAEEAIRQSSQDGMELSLVVYYGNLAWVHYHQGELTESQTYVEKVGRLLRDNPSPCPGVVWGERAWTLNTFDVSKRKAAVYCFRMALKEDPENKVLRCGYAMAFNKSVDRKDITPKLRSEMLEHLRIARELDPEDLYITVMYLQRLAESGQVEEACKLAKEVIEKALDCFGGFGILLDFFKEYISHDSSIDLARRTLERHPDSRQLKRHLGKCYKWKIFSLEEKRNPMRHILIENAVNLYEEVITLYPKSLAVKLELTAMYKESGRVDRADKIFEDLLLEIEGMEPQDLQKFYNWYAKYLFYAKQDASRSIDIHKKAVEIMLPTGQRDSSIRVLLSIVHNGGNRAEEIVDFLDGLDREGAASQF; encoded by the coding sequence ATGATAGATATCAGCAACAGAGACGGGGTTCAATGTTCCTGGGAGGGTCATCTGTACAACTTCCTGGCTTACCTACACTATGCTCTGGGCTTCACAGAGGACGCTCTTCATTGCCTGAAGAAAGCTGAAGAGGCCATTCGCCAAAGCAGCCAAGATGGCATGGAGCTAAGTCTGGTGGTCTACTATGGGAACCTGGCTTGGGTACACTATCACCAAGGGGAGCTAACAGAGAGCCAGACTTATGTGGAGAAGGTGGGGAGACTATTGCGGGACAACCCCTCGCCCTGCCCAGGTGTAGTATGGGGCGAAAGGGCCTGGACTTTGAATACGTTTGATGTAAGCAAGAGGAAGGCAGCGGTATATTGCTTCCGGATGGCCTTAAAAGAGGACCCTGAGAACAAGGTGCTGCGCTGTGGCTACGCCATGGCATTTAATAAATCTGTTGATAGGAAAGACATTACCCCAAAGCTGCGATCTGAGATGTTGGAGCACCTACGGATTGCTAGAGAATTGGATCCAGAAGATTTGTACATCACAGTGATGTACCTGCAGAGGCTTGCAGAGAGTGGCCAGGTTGAGGAAGCATGTAAACTTGCAAAGGAAGTGATAGAGAAGGCTTTGGACTGCTTTGGTGGATTTGGAATCTTGCTAGATTTTTTCAAAGAATACATCTCTCATGATTCAAGCATTGACCTGGCAAGAAGGACcctggagagacaccctgattCACGCCAGCTGAAGAGACATCTTGGGAAGTGTTACAAATGGAAGATTTTCTCTCTGGAAGAGAAAAGGAACCCAATGAGGCATATTCTGATTGAAAATGCAGTCAACCTTTATGAAGAGGTGATCACACTCTACCCAAAATCCCTTGCAGTTAAACTGGAACTGACTGCCATGTACAAAGAATCTGGCAGAGTTGATAGAGCAGATAAGATATTTGAGGACCTGCTTCTTGAAATAGAAGGAATGGAACCACAGGATTTACAAAAATTCTACAACTGGTATGCCAAGTATTTGTTTTATGCCAAACAAGATGCTTCCAGGTCAATTGATATCCACAAGAAGGCAGTAGAGATTATGCTACCCACTGGCCAACGTGACAGCAGTATTCGTGTTTTGTTGTCCATTGTCCATAATGGAGGAAACAGAGCTGAGGAAATTGTCGACTTTCTG